One stretch of Leadbetterella byssophila DSM 17132 DNA includes these proteins:
- a CDS encoding bile acid:sodium symporter family protein, whose amino-acid sequence MDPFIFYLLGVVGLAYFFPEPAHVLPFETITSAGVSLVFFFYGLKLSKDKLKSGLSNISLHFLIQAFTFLVFPLVVLAVKRFFPNQDLWLGLFFLAALPSTVSSSVVMISLAKGNIPAGIFNASLSGLIGILITPLWMSIFLHSSGGDFTEIYIKLLYEILLPICLGFFFQKCLGKYVQQYNSFFSKFDRAVILAVIYKSFVHSFEDGVFQSIPYGEMAVLAVWVMALFWLIYGLIYFVTEKLGYNTEDKITALFCGTKKSLVHGTVFSKVFWGSSPTVGLILLPLMLFHALQILIVGYIAGKYAKRNEA is encoded by the coding sequence ATGGACCCTTTTATCTTTTACCTTTTGGGTGTAGTAGGTCTGGCTTATTTCTTTCCGGAGCCTGCTCATGTACTTCCTTTTGAAACCATCACCAGTGCCGGGGTATCACTGGTATTCTTCTTTTATGGTTTGAAGTTAAGTAAGGATAAATTAAAATCAGGGTTATCAAATATATCCTTACATTTTTTAATTCAAGCCTTCACCTTTTTAGTATTCCCTTTGGTGGTATTGGCCGTTAAGCGCTTCTTTCCGAATCAGGATTTGTGGTTAGGTTTATTCTTCTTAGCTGCATTACCTTCTACCGTATCTTCATCTGTAGTGATGATTTCATTAGCGAAGGGGAATATACCGGCAGGAATCTTTAATGCCAGCTTATCCGGACTTATAGGGATACTTATCACCCCATTGTGGATGAGTATTTTCTTACATTCTTCCGGAGGGGATTTTACGGAGATCTATATAAAGTTGCTGTATGAGATCTTATTGCCTATTTGTTTAGGGTTTTTCTTCCAAAAATGCTTGGGCAAATATGTTCAACAGTATAATTCTTTCTTTAGTAAGTTTGATAGAGCAGTCATCTTAGCCGTCATATATAAAAGCTTTGTACATTCTTTTGAAGATGGAGTTTTTCAATCTATTCCCTACGGAGAAATGGCGGTATTAGCCGTTTGGGTGATGGCTCTATTTTGGCTCATCTACGGATTAATTTACTTTGTAACAGAGAAATTAGGGTATAATACGGAGGATAAGATCACGGCTTTATTCTGTGGGACAAAGAAATCTTTGGTTCATGGCACCGTATTTTCTAAGGTATTTTGGGGAAGTTCACCTACTGTAGGTTTGATTCTTTTACCCTTGATGTTATTCCATGCATTACAGATCTTGATAGTAGGATATATTGCAGGGAAATATGCAAAAAGAAATGAGGCTTAA
- a CDS encoding leucyl aminopeptidase family protein, whose protein sequence is MNYLYPVFNTTSLSSFDSPYLEGFKGKTGEVAFFIDGEANRHYFLGLGDPKHHLEVIQTVRSFIFKQKENLSTGVKIKFLGGQEYLSDIVQGAYLSDYSIGYLKGEQSEFPSIEFEADASDVERGQHFARAIKRIMRWGDAPGNHKTPQKLAEWIKASGEENGFQVEVFDKTACENLGMHALLGVGRGSRENPPVFCVLKYTHPEATKTVGLVGKGVTFDTGGVSLKPGDNMNYMKSDMGGAAAVAGTLEVAARLGLKINLIGAIPITENCIDSYAIKPGDVISSYSGKTIEVINTDAEGRLILADALSYITDKYHTDVLIDLATLTGNAIMALGYKAAALISPNDELAQSLFHAGLKTGEKVWRMPHWDEYKDALKSDIADLKNLAGSPIGGAINAGKFLQEFIREHQAWAHLDIAGTAFMDSEFGSMKSATGFGVRLLVEYLESQGA, encoded by the coding sequence ATGAATTATTTATATCCTGTATTTAATACTACTTCTTTGAGCTCTTTTGACTCTCCTTATCTGGAAGGATTTAAGGGAAAGACAGGAGAGGTGGCCTTTTTTATAGATGGAGAGGCAAATCGTCATTATTTTTTAGGTTTAGGAGATCCCAAGCATCATTTGGAGGTAATTCAAACGGTAAGAAGTTTTATTTTCAAGCAAAAGGAAAATCTGTCCACTGGCGTTAAGATTAAGTTTTTAGGAGGGCAAGAGTATCTGTCAGATATAGTTCAAGGTGCTTATTTGAGCGATTATTCCATTGGGTACTTAAAGGGAGAGCAGTCGGAATTCCCATCCATTGAATTTGAAGCAGATGCTTCTGATGTAGAAAGAGGTCAGCATTTCGCTCGCGCTATCAAACGCATAATGCGCTGGGGAGATGCTCCGGGAAATCATAAGACGCCTCAGAAATTAGCGGAATGGATCAAGGCTTCAGGGGAGGAGAATGGCTTTCAAGTGGAAGTCTTTGATAAGACTGCTTGCGAAAACTTAGGAATGCATGCGCTTCTAGGAGTAGGTAGGGGAAGTAGGGAAAACCCTCCTGTCTTTTGTGTATTAAAATATACCCATCCTGAAGCCACAAAAACCGTAGGATTAGTGGGTAAGGGGGTAACTTTTGACACCGGAGGTGTATCTCTGAAGCCGGGAGATAACATGAATTACATGAAGTCTGATATGGGCGGTGCTGCAGCTGTGGCCGGAACCCTGGAAGTGGCTGCCCGATTAGGATTGAAAATAAACTTGATTGGGGCTATTCCTATCACGGAAAACTGTATTGATAGTTATGCTATCAAGCCTGGAGATGTTATTTCTTCCTATTCTGGGAAGACTATTGAGGTGATCAATACGGATGCTGAGGGTAGATTGATATTAGCTGATGCATTAAGTTACATTACGGATAAGTATCATACAGATGTTCTGATAGATTTAGCAACGCTAACGGGTAACGCTATAATGGCCTTAGGTTATAAAGCAGCGGCCTTGATCAGTCCGAATGATGAATTAGCACAGAGTCTTTTCCATGCAGGATTAAAGACAGGGGAGAAGGTATGGAGAATGCCGCATTGGGACGAGTATAAAGACGCCTTGAAGTCGGATATAGCGGATCTTAAGAATTTGGCGGGATCACCTATTGGTGGAGCCATTAATGCGGGTAAGTTCTTGCAGGAATTCATTCGTGAACATCAAGCCTGGGCGCATTTGGATATAGCCGGGACGGCTTTTATGGATTCAGAATTTGGCAGCATGAAATCAGCCACCGGATTCGGGGTGAGATTATTAGTAGAGTATTTAGAAAGTCAGGGTGCATAG
- a CDS encoding LLM class flavin-dependent oxidoreductase, protein MELGIGMFGDLAIDKNTGKIQDTGEKLREILEEVKLADEVGLDVFGMGEHHRPDYAVSSPEILLAAAASVTKNIKLMSTVTVLSSSEPVNVYQNFSTIDQISGGRAEIGVGRGSFIESFPLFGYNLKDYDALFEEKLDLLLKINTQEKVSWKGTLRPPMVNQTVYPRAVNNGQLPIWIAVGGTPESILRAAKLGLPLILAIIGGMPAQFKPHMDFYKEQYLKHGHDPAKMQLGIHSHTFVSDNEAICDGYFENYAAQMDRIGSSRGWAPYTKHQFNGGRSKDGALFIGDPSAVTDKILHMHELFGITRFIAHMDVGAPDHKLMMKSIELFGTKVAPEIRKALQK, encoded by the coding sequence ATGGAATTAGGAATAGGAATGTTTGGCGACTTAGCCATAGATAAAAACACCGGAAAAATTCAAGATACCGGAGAAAAACTACGGGAGATATTAGAAGAAGTAAAGTTAGCTGATGAAGTAGGCTTGGACGTCTTTGGAATGGGCGAACACCACCGCCCTGATTACGCAGTGTCTTCACCTGAAATCCTTCTTGCTGCAGCAGCATCCGTAACTAAAAATATCAAGCTTATGAGTACAGTAACGGTCCTAAGCTCCTCTGAGCCCGTTAATGTATATCAAAACTTCTCTACCATAGACCAAATCTCAGGCGGTAGAGCTGAAATAGGCGTAGGTAGAGGTAGTTTCATTGAGTCTTTCCCCCTTTTTGGCTATAACCTTAAAGATTATGATGCCCTTTTCGAGGAAAAATTAGATCTTTTATTGAAGATCAATACACAAGAAAAGGTGAGCTGGAAAGGAACTTTGAGACCTCCTATGGTTAATCAAACCGTGTATCCGAGAGCAGTGAATAATGGACAACTGCCCATCTGGATTGCTGTAGGTGGCACTCCGGAATCCATACTTAGAGCAGCTAAATTAGGCCTACCATTGATCTTAGCCATCATAGGAGGTATGCCTGCTCAATTCAAACCCCACATGGATTTCTACAAGGAACAATACTTAAAACACGGTCACGATCCGGCCAAAATGCAACTTGGTATTCATTCACATACTTTTGTAAGTGATAATGAGGCCATTTGTGATGGATATTTTGAGAATTATGCTGCTCAAATGGACAGAATAGGATCAAGCAGAGGATGGGCTCCCTATACCAAGCATCAGTTCAATGGAGGCCGTTCGAAAGACGGAGCACTGTTTATAGGAGACCCGTCAGCCGTGACGGATAAAATTCTGCACATGCACGAATTGTTCGGAATCACCCGTTTCATAGCCCATATGGACGTAGGTGCTCCTGATCATAAACTGATGATGAAGTCTATAGAATTATTCGGAACCAAAGTAGCTCCCGAAATCAGAAAAGCACTACAGAAGTGA
- a CDS encoding HNH endonuclease — MGRQVLVLNADYSALSVCTVPKAFLLVYLNKAEMVAESDSEHLRTVTSSYALPTIIRLHAYVQVPYKRIILNRHNIFKRDHHQCQYCGSNRDLTLDHVLPKSRGGKTTWDNLVAACKHCNSKKGDSLPEEIGMKLRQKPFRPTFVMFVRDYSGNVESTWLPYLNRWR; from the coding sequence ATGGGGCGGCAAGTGTTAGTACTTAATGCCGACTACAGTGCTTTAAGCGTATGTACTGTTCCTAAGGCATTTTTATTGGTTTATCTAAATAAGGCTGAGATGGTGGCAGAATCTGATTCTGAACATCTCAGGACGGTGACCTCTTCGTATGCATTACCTACCATTATTCGCTTACATGCTTATGTGCAGGTTCCTTACAAAAGGATCATTTTAAACCGGCATAATATCTTCAAAAGGGATCACCATCAGTGTCAGTACTGCGGTTCAAACAGAGATTTGACTTTAGATCATGTTTTACCAAAGTCCCGGGGAGGTAAAACCACTTGGGATAATTTAGTGGCTGCTTGTAAACATTGCAATTCAAAGAAGGGGGACTCTTTACCGGAGGAGATAGGGATGAAACTTCGTCAAAAACCTTTTCGACCTACCTTTGTGATGTTTGTTCGGGATTATTCAGGAAATGTGGAAAGTACCTGGTTGCCGTATTTAAATAGGTGGAGGTAA
- the accD gene encoding acetyl-CoA carboxylase, carboxyltransferase subunit beta: MSWFRRTEKGISTPTELKRETPDGLWYQCPECKNVVQTREHQQNAYTCPKCNYHDKIGSEAYFNLLFDEGKYTELDKDMISGDPLNFVDTKAYPARIKATVEKTGLKDACRTAYGKINGVDFTISCMDFGFIGGSMGSVVGEKIARGIDHALKKKTPFLMISKSGGARMMEAGFSLMQMAKTSAKLALLEEAKIPYISLLTDPTTGGVTASFAMLGDLNIAEPGSLIGFAGPRVIKETIGKDLPKGFQTAEFVLEHGFLDFIVDRKELKDKLSSVVTIMMQPS, translated from the coding sequence ATGTCGTGGTTTAGAAGAACAGAAAAAGGAATAAGTACTCCCACTGAGCTAAAGCGTGAAACCCCAGATGGTTTATGGTATCAGTGTCCGGAGTGTAAGAATGTGGTTCAAACGCGTGAGCATCAGCAAAATGCATATACATGTCCCAAGTGTAATTATCACGATAAGATAGGTTCAGAAGCCTATTTTAATCTTTTGTTTGATGAAGGTAAATATACCGAGTTAGACAAGGACATGATCTCCGGGGACCCATTAAACTTTGTGGACACAAAGGCCTATCCTGCACGTATTAAAGCTACGGTGGAGAAAACCGGGCTTAAGGATGCATGTAGAACTGCATACGGAAAGATAAACGGAGTAGACTTCACTATTTCCTGTATGGATTTCGGATTTATCGGGGGATCCATGGGTTCTGTAGTAGGAGAGAAGATAGCCAGAGGTATAGATCATGCTTTGAAGAAAAAGACTCCATTCTTAATGATCTCCAAATCAGGAGGGGCAAGGATGATGGAAGCCGGATTCTCTTTGATGCAGATGGCTAAGACTTCAGCAAAGTTAGCCTTATTAGAAGAAGCAAAGATTCCTTATATATCTTTATTAACGGATCCTACTACTGGTGGGGTTACGGCCTCTTTTGCCATGTTAGGTGACTTGAACATAGCGGAGCCGGGTTCTTTAATCGGATTTGCAGGGCCTAGGGTTATTAAAGAGACCATAGGAAAAGATCTACCTAAAGGTTTCCAAACCGCTGAGTTTGTATTGGAGCACGGATTCTTGGATTTCATTGTAGACAGGAAGGAATTGAAGGATAAGCTTTCTTCCGTAGTAACGATAATGATGCAGCCCTCTTGA